The following proteins are co-located in the Maridesulfovibrio sp. genome:
- a CDS encoding Xaa-Pro peptidase family protein: MSDLESNVVVPRSELEARWAKCRRFLPEVAPQAGGMLCFSRLQIYYLSGSFVNGAVWLPLEGEPVLFVRKSCDRANIESSIKNIVSFRSFKDLAPLAKELGQPLTEVMGAETAGLTWQLGEMLTSRMSEYKFVPGDMVLALSRAVKSEWELEIMREVGHLHHTALFEVLPELIETGMSELEIAKYLWNIFFELGHEGHMRMQTFNEEIFLGHISAGDSGIYPSSFNGPLGLRGVHPVSPFMGSGDKFWEKGAPLSVDCGFVMEGYHTDKTQVYWSGPKSSIPKEVLDAQYFCQDMQAMAADLLYPGNLVSDVYAKVMAQAEKEGFLEGFMGIGECKVPFIGHGIGLTVDGFPPIAKGFDIPIEEGMVFALEPKQGIPGIGMVGVENTFEVTADGAECLTGDDYDIICIE, translated from the coding sequence ATGTCTGATCTGGAATCCAATGTCGTTGTTCCGCGCAGTGAACTTGAAGCCCGCTGGGCAAAATGCCGTCGCTTCCTGCCCGAAGTAGCTCCTCAAGCTGGGGGCATGCTCTGCTTTTCGCGTTTGCAGATTTATTACCTCTCAGGCTCATTTGTCAACGGCGCAGTATGGCTTCCGCTGGAAGGAGAGCCTGTTCTTTTTGTCCGCAAATCCTGCGACCGTGCAAATATTGAAAGTTCCATCAAGAATATCGTGAGTTTCAGGTCTTTTAAAGACCTCGCCCCCCTTGCCAAAGAGTTGGGTCAGCCGCTGACCGAGGTTATGGGCGCGGAGACTGCAGGGCTTACATGGCAGCTTGGGGAAATGCTTACTTCCCGCATGTCCGAATATAAATTTGTTCCCGGAGATATGGTCTTGGCCTTGTCCCGTGCTGTGAAATCCGAGTGGGAACTGGAAATCATGCGCGAAGTGGGGCACCTGCATCACACCGCGCTGTTTGAGGTGTTGCCGGAATTAATCGAGACAGGAATGAGCGAACTGGAGATAGCAAAGTATCTTTGGAATATCTTTTTTGAGCTTGGTCATGAGGGGCACATGCGCATGCAGACTTTCAACGAGGAAATTTTCCTCGGTCATATTTCTGCTGGTGATTCCGGTATTTATCCCAGTTCCTTCAATGGTCCGCTTGGGTTGCGCGGAGTTCATCCGGTTTCCCCGTTTATGGGTAGCGGCGATAAATTCTGGGAAAAAGGTGCGCCTCTTTCAGTTGACTGCGGATTTGTCATGGAAGGGTATCATACTGATAAGACACAGGTTTACTGGTCCGGTCCTAAAAGCTCCATTCCTAAGGAAGTTCTGGATGCACAGTATTTTTGTCAGGATATGCAGGCTATGGCCGCAGATCTCCTTTATCCCGGAAATCTTGTCAGCGATGTTTACGCCAAGGTTATGGCGCAAGCTGAGAAAGAGGGATTCTTGGAAGGATTCATGGGCATTGGTGAATGCAAGGTCCCCTTTATCGGGCATGGTATCGGCCTGACCGTGGACGGCTTCCCGCCCATTGCCAAGGGATTTGATATTCCCATTGAAGAAGGCATGGTTTTCGCCCTTGAGCCGAAGCAGGGTATCCCCGGAATAGGTATGGTCGGGGTGGAAAACACTTTCGAAGTTACTGCTGACGGTGCAGAGTGCCTTACCGGAGATGATTATGATATCATTTGCATTGAGTAA
- a CDS encoding glycosyltransferase family 4 protein — protein MNMKRISLILPRFSRYGGVERFGYNLSAALADAGYSVDFICARAEDEPPQGVNIVKVGRYGFCRAGKLLWFVIAAEKACKKGNYDLTISLGKSLNQDILRIGGGPLESFWALSQRAWPAGFARSFKMFRRRTALVNMIIKYIERKQAASDCRMVCVSHRVRDWMLDSHPALSGRKIDVIYNKPDLSLFSPLSQEERSLARAEFPLSDNDVLISTATTNFALKGVSFLIKALAELPVNYHLQIAGGRNPSKYIKLAEELGVAERVRFLGKVEDMPALYGRSDVFVLPSFYDACSNSVLEALACGIPVISSRDNGSSYFLPEEQIIDDPSDYMKLAGMISKVASENSGEAFEWPDDVPCGIEPYLELVAEMIG, from the coding sequence ATGAACATGAAAAGAATTTCCTTAATTCTGCCTCGTTTCAGCCGCTATGGCGGAGTGGAGCGCTTTGGATACAATTTGAGCGCAGCTCTTGCCGATGCCGGATATTCCGTTGATTTTATCTGTGCCCGCGCCGAGGATGAGCCTCCGCAGGGAGTGAATATAGTCAAAGTAGGTCGTTACGGATTTTGCCGTGCCGGGAAACTGCTCTGGTTTGTCATTGCTGCCGAAAAGGCGTGCAAAAAGGGTAATTATGATCTTACCATCAGTCTTGGTAAGTCTCTGAATCAGGATATTTTGCGCATCGGTGGCGGCCCGCTGGAATCTTTCTGGGCACTTTCACAGCGAGCGTGGCCGGCAGGTTTTGCTCGTTCTTTCAAGATGTTTCGCCGCCGCACCGCATTGGTCAATATGATCATCAAATACATAGAGCGCAAACAGGCTGCATCGGATTGCCGCATGGTTTGTGTTTCTCACCGGGTTCGCGACTGGATGTTGGATTCCCATCCTGCACTTAGCGGGCGCAAAATTGATGTTATTTACAACAAGCCGGATCTGTCACTGTTCAGCCCGCTCAGTCAGGAAGAAAGATCTCTTGCCCGCGCTGAATTTCCCCTATCCGATAATGACGTTCTTATCTCAACCGCGACAACAAACTTCGCTCTCAAGGGTGTTTCATTCCTGATTAAGGCCCTTGCTGAACTTCCCGTTAATTATCATCTGCAGATTGCCGGGGGGCGTAATCCTTCCAAGTACATAAAGCTTGCTGAGGAACTTGGTGTTGCCGAGAGGGTACGTTTCTTAGGTAAAGTGGAAGATATGCCCGCACTTTACGGGCGTTCAGATGTTTTTGTACTTCCTTCATTTTATGATGCCTGTTCCAATTCTGTATTGGAGGCTCTGGCCTGCGGAATTCCGGTAATCAGTTCACGCGATAATGGTAGCAGCTACTTCCTGCCCGAAGAGCAGATCATCGACGATCCGTCTGATTATATGAAATTGGCCGGAATGATCAGCAAAGTGGCCAGTGAGAATAGCGGAGAAGCTTTTGAGTGGCCCGATGATGTTCCGTGTGGGATCGAACCGTATCTTGAACTGGTGGCGGAGATGATTGGATAA
- a CDS encoding LysR family transcriptional regulator, with protein sequence MEIRHLLSFKEIVEQGSFIKAAQMLNYAQSSITSHVRVIEDYYGRPVFDRLGKRVVLNSFGERLYRRVLPLLAGYDDLCGLKNEVGEPAGQLRIGAPESTMLYRLSPVLQKYKSMYPKVELIMHNLICSVMRGQLRDGSLDMAVLLDRVSEEDELICKPLFDEPMCVVLPREYPADELINSPAHAVLYTETGCSYRLIFQQLLVDKDIRADNIIETASVEVIKQYLLCNIGVSFLPEIVVRKELDDGRLKATPWKSLDPIRVQILHHKDKWISPAMAEFMRLLEEAALGWG encoded by the coding sequence ATGGAAATCCGGCATTTGCTTTCATTCAAAGAAATTGTGGAGCAGGGCAGTTTTATCAAGGCCGCTCAAATGCTCAATTATGCACAGTCTTCAATCACGTCCCACGTGCGGGTGATTGAAGATTACTACGGCCGGCCAGTTTTTGATCGGCTGGGTAAACGGGTGGTCCTGAACTCTTTCGGGGAGCGGCTTTACCGCAGGGTTTTGCCCTTGCTGGCTGGATATGATGATCTTTGCGGATTGAAAAACGAAGTGGGAGAACCTGCGGGGCAATTACGTATCGGTGCACCGGAATCAACCATGCTTTATCGTCTTTCCCCGGTTCTGCAGAAATATAAATCCATGTATCCCAAGGTAGAACTGATCATGCACAATCTGATTTGTTCGGTTATGCGTGGGCAGTTGCGGGATGGCTCTCTTGATATGGCCGTTTTGCTGGACCGTGTGTCGGAAGAAGATGAACTGATCTGCAAACCGCTCTTTGATGAACCAATGTGTGTGGTCCTGCCGCGCGAATATCCTGCTGACGAGTTGATCAATTCCCCGGCGCACGCGGTGCTCTATACGGAAACCGGCTGCAGTTACCGTCTGATATTCCAGCAACTGCTGGTTGATAAAGATATCAGGGCTGACAACATCATCGAGACCGCTAGCGTGGAAGTTATCAAGCAATATCTGCTTTGCAATATCGGGGTGTCCTTTCTGCCGGAAATTGTGGTTCGTAAAGAATTGGATGATGGCAGACTCAAGGCAACCCCATGGAAATCCCTTGATCCTATCCGGGTCCAGATTCTCCATCACAAGGATAAGTGGATTTCCCCGGCAATGGCCGAATTCATGAGGTTGCTTGAGGAGGCTGCATTGGGGTGGGGGTAG
- a CDS encoding CoA-binding protein: MLIVDEKKLAALLDEVKVIAVIGAVDKPGRPVDRVCRYMIDAGYEIIPVHPKRENVWGLKTYKSVKDIPVAVDLVNLFRASEFCADHAREVLELETLPKCFWMQQDIFSPEARELFSGKDITVIEDRCIMVDHKNLAGNK; encoded by the coding sequence ATGCTTATAGTTGACGAAAAAAAGTTAGCCGCACTTCTTGACGAGGTCAAGGTAATAGCCGTAATCGGCGCGGTGGATAAACCAGGACGCCCTGTTGACCGAGTCTGCCGTTATATGATTGATGCCGGCTATGAAATCATCCCCGTTCATCCCAAAAGGGAGAATGTCTGGGGACTTAAGACATACAAGTCCGTCAAAGATATCCCCGTTGCGGTTGATCTCGTTAACTTATTCAGGGCTTCCGAGTTCTGCGCGGACCACGCCAGAGAAGTACTGGAGCTTGAAACTCTGCCCAAATGTTTCTGGATGCAGCAAGATATTTTCAGCCCCGAAGCACGCGAACTGTTCTCCGGCAAAGACATCACCGTAATCGAAGACCGTTGCATAATGGTTGACCATAAAAATTTAGCAGGCAATAAATAA
- a CDS encoding AMIN domain-containing protein has protein sequence MTKKQKRIIQCPFCDSNRLYFRRGLVSDVLISLLVPVRSYTCGSCSRSFRRYGNYFTSKQALIHIFGALAILAFMNPQLLLPESWLLKEDSKVAEQSEQAEIELIEAEPENELPLLSMAIANATNSSVAIENGTIAIPTDNGTANEMHGNGTETNATQTNSTSKTILAFNGTDVSNATTVENVDAKEPEGTKHGLQEGKLKSIYFKEVDSKTRISLDLGGSPLSYTSFFLKDPNRLVVDIQGKWDYFGPTVLKPENPIFSRFRIGIYDDKIRMVMDLKGQTPAPVINKTASGLDIDVK, from the coding sequence ATGACTAAAAAGCAGAAAAGAATAATTCAGTGCCCGTTTTGTGACAGCAACCGCTTGTATTTCAGGCGGGGGCTGGTTTCTGACGTGCTAATTTCACTGCTCGTACCGGTCAGGTCCTACACCTGTGGTTCGTGCAGTCGCAGTTTTCGCCGCTATGGCAACTACTTCACCAGCAAGCAGGCTCTGATCCATATTTTCGGAGCATTGGCAATCCTCGCCTTTATGAACCCGCAATTGCTCTTACCTGAAAGCTGGCTGCTTAAAGAGGACTCAAAAGTCGCGGAACAATCCGAACAGGCTGAAATTGAACTCATTGAAGCCGAACCGGAAAACGAACTTCCCCTGCTCTCCATGGCTATTGCCAATGCGACCAACAGCAGTGTCGCGATTGAAAATGGAACTATTGCGATCCCAACTGATAACGGCACTGCCAATGAAATGCATGGCAATGGAACAGAGACCAATGCCACGCAAACTAATTCCACTTCAAAAACCATTCTGGCCTTCAACGGTACGGACGTAAGCAATGCTACGACTGTAGAGAATGTTGATGCGAAAGAGCCGGAAGGCACAAAGCACGGCTTGCAGGAAGGCAAGCTCAAATCAATCTATTTCAAAGAAGTGGACAGCAAAACCAGAATCAGCCTTGATCTCGGCGGCTCGCCCTTGTCTTACACATCGTTTTTCCTGAAAGATCCCAACCGCCTTGTGGTCGACATCCAAGGCAAGTGGGATTACTTCGGACCCACCGTGCTCAAGCCGGAAAACCCGATCTTCTCACGCTTCAGGATCGGCATCTACGATGACAAAATCCGCATGGTCATGGACCTCAAGGGCCAGACCCCGGCCCCGGTCATCAACAAGACTGCCAGCGGACTTGATATTGATGTGAAGTAG
- a CDS encoding phosphatase PAP2 family protein, whose product MPFLTQPLDMKIFILANQIFRKNWMDVVMPLLSSAALLWSIIALVTIFGVWKKGTKFLVIILLISATMGLADFSTNIIKKSIGRVRPLNSIALTYFKEDGQWQRRPLDYQQTKERGNSYPSAHAANSMAFAVMLMFFFRQLRPWMLFLPIGVGYSRLYLGKHFPTDIMAGWAFGACVAISVWLIWSHWLKYKLPEKYRP is encoded by the coding sequence GTGCCGTTTCTTACTCAACCGCTGGATATGAAGATTTTCATTCTGGCCAACCAGATATTCCGCAAAAACTGGATGGATGTAGTAATGCCGCTGCTTTCGTCCGCAGCCCTGCTCTGGTCTATCATAGCGCTGGTGACTATTTTCGGTGTCTGGAAAAAGGGAACAAAATTTCTGGTCATTATCCTGCTCATCTCCGCCACCATGGGGCTGGCTGATTTTTCAACCAATATAATAAAGAAATCCATCGGCAGAGTCCGTCCGCTGAACTCCATAGCCCTGACCTATTTTAAAGAAGACGGCCAATGGCAACGCAGACCGCTCGATTACCAGCAGACCAAAGAGCGCGGTAACTCCTACCCCTCAGCACACGCAGCAAACTCTATGGCCTTTGCGGTAATGCTCATGTTTTTCTTCCGCCAACTCCGCCCGTGGATGCTCTTCCTGCCCATCGGAGTCGGCTACTCGCGCCTCTATCTGGGCAAGCATTTCCCCACCGATATAATGGCCGGATGGGCCTTTGGGGCATGTGTGGCGATATCAGTCTGGCTGATCTGGAGCCACTGGTTGAAGTATAAATTACCGGAAAAATATAGGCCATAA
- the hisH gene encoding imidazole glycerol phosphate synthase subunit HisH: MLAILDYKAGNQTSVQRALNKLGIPNEITNDKEVLSKATGIIFPGVGAAGQAMDELTSGGLDELLKDLVQQKKPLLGICVGCQILLDYSEENDTQALSVIPGECRLFNPSWEDYEGVPIRVPHMGWNQIELKQDCILFKDIDPDAHFYFVHSYYPAPEEKFIIGETIYGRPFCSLHGREGLWAVQFHPEKSGRPGLQLLSNFYEYCKEVSDA, from the coding sequence ATGCTGGCTATTCTTGACTACAAAGCCGGAAACCAAACCAGTGTACAGCGCGCGCTGAACAAACTGGGTATTCCAAACGAAATCACCAATGATAAGGAAGTGTTGTCCAAAGCAACAGGCATCATCTTCCCCGGTGTAGGAGCTGCCGGTCAGGCTATGGATGAACTAACATCCGGCGGACTGGATGAACTTCTTAAGGATCTGGTGCAGCAGAAAAAGCCGCTGCTCGGCATCTGTGTCGGCTGCCAGATACTGCTGGACTACAGCGAAGAAAACGACACTCAGGCTCTTTCCGTTATCCCCGGAGAATGCCGCCTTTTCAACCCCTCATGGGAAGATTACGAAGGCGTGCCCATCCGCGTTCCCCACATGGGCTGGAACCAGATTGAGCTGAAACAGGACTGTATCCTTTTCAAGGATATTGATCCTGATGCACATTTCTATTTTGTACACAGCTACTATCCGGCCCCCGAAGAAAAATTCATCATCGGTGAAACCATCTATGGCCGTCCCTTCTGCTCTCTGCACGGTCGTGAAGGACTCTGGGCAGTTCAATTCCACCCGGAAAAGAGCGGACGCCCCGGCCTGCAGCTGCTTTCCAATTTCTATGAATACTGCAAGGAGGTTTCCGATGCTTAG
- a CDS encoding YkgJ family cysteine cluster protein: MSKAFECQMCGHCCQGEGGIIMTAKDRNRLADHLGISEQELIEKHSETVNGKIRLQSREDGFCVFFNEGCGVHPGRPDICRAWPFFRGNLIDEMSWEMIQDYCPGVNKEAGHAKFVEEGKEYIRAEGLRQHDPDVAPNALITDED, encoded by the coding sequence ATGAGCAAGGCTTTTGAATGCCAGATGTGCGGCCACTGCTGCCAAGGCGAAGGCGGTATCATCATGACCGCCAAGGACCGCAATCGTCTCGCCGATCACCTCGGCATTTCCGAACAGGAATTGATTGAAAAACACAGTGAAACCGTTAATGGAAAAATCCGCCTCCAGTCACGTGAGGACGGATTCTGTGTATTTTTCAATGAAGGCTGCGGAGTCCACCCGGGACGCCCGGACATCTGCCGTGCATGGCCCTTTTTCCGTGGCAATCTCATTGATGAGATGAGCTGGGAAATGATTCAGGATTACTGTCCCGGCGTGAACAAAGAAGCCGGACACGCTAAGTTTGTTGAAGAAGGCAAGGAATACATCCGCGCCGAAGGACTGCGCCAGCATGATCCTGATGTTGCACCCAACGCACTGATTACTGACGAAGATTAA
- the hisF gene encoding imidazole glycerol phosphate synthase subunit HisF: MLSKRVIPCLDVRNGVLTKGIKFKGNVDIGDPVETARLYYEQGADEIVFYDITASSEGRGIFLDVVERVASEIFIPFSVGGGINSVQDMRDVLLAGAEKVSVNSGAVKNPDIISEGAAAFGSQCIVLGMDVKRVEKSENIPSGFEIVINGGRKYMGIDALEWAKTGESLGAGEICLNSIDADGVKTGYDLELTRLVAESVQIPVIASGGAGNPQHMVEAVTEGRATAALIASIVHYGDYTIPQLKEYMAAQGVRVRNSW, translated from the coding sequence ATGCTTAGTAAAAGAGTCATCCCCTGCCTCGATGTAAGGAACGGAGTCCTCACCAAGGGCATTAAATTCAAAGGTAATGTTGACATCGGCGATCCAGTGGAAACCGCCCGTCTCTACTACGAGCAGGGTGCGGATGAAATCGTATTCTACGATATAACCGCATCTTCCGAAGGTCGCGGAATTTTCCTCGACGTGGTTGAACGCGTTGCTTCCGAAATCTTCATCCCCTTCTCCGTTGGCGGCGGCATTAACTCAGTTCAGGATATGCGCGACGTACTCCTCGCCGGAGCAGAAAAGGTTTCCGTCAACTCCGGTGCGGTCAAGAACCCCGATATCATCAGCGAAGGAGCCGCTGCATTCGGTTCCCAGTGCATAGTGCTCGGCATGGATGTAAAACGCGTTGAAAAATCTGAAAATATTCCTTCCGGTTTCGAGATCGTCATCAACGGCGGTCGCAAATACATGGGCATTGATGCCCTCGAATGGGCCAAGACCGGAGAATCTCTCGGTGCAGGTGAAATCTGCCTCAACTCAATTGATGCCGACGGCGTAAAAACAGGCTACGATCTTGAGCTGACCCGTCTGGTAGCCGAAAGCGTCCAGATTCCCGTTATCGCATCCGGTGGCGCAGGTAACCCGCAGCACATGGTAGAGGCCGTTACCGAAGGCCGCGCCACTGCCGCGCTTATCGCCTCCATCGTCCACTACGGCGATTACACCATCCCGCAACTCAAAGAATACATGGCTGCTCAGGGCGTACGCGTTCGCAATAGCTGGTAA
- the glyA gene encoding serine hydroxymethyltransferase, which translates to MQQYRNLLQANDPDIFNALSGEESRQRAGIELIPSENYTYPEVLCTLGSVFTNKYSEGYPGRRYYGGQEFTDTIEDIARERAKQVFRCEHANVQPLSGSPMNQAVYLGLLEPGDTILAMDLSHGGHLTHGAPVSFMGKLFNFIRYKTDPVDGSIDFDELRKTALEHKPKMILCGYTSYPRDLDYAAFKKIADEVGAITMTDASHYGGLIASDVIRNPFDFGFDVVTSTSHKSLRGPRGGMILCKKEFAPKIDKAVFPGLQGGPHMNTIAGIAVTLKKALEPEFKEYGKQVLVNAKTLADELLKSGASLVTGGTDNHMMVLDTEKSYGINGKVAEELLDEVAITTNKQIIPDDPNPPLKPSGIRIGTPAATSRGMKEADMVKLAGWITTILQNPEDKNLAATTRSEIESFCSRFPVPGI; encoded by the coding sequence ATGCAGCAATATCGAAATCTTCTCCAAGCAAATGATCCTGACATTTTCAATGCTCTTTCCGGCGAGGAATCCCGCCAGAGAGCCGGTATTGAACTGATCCCTTCTGAAAATTATACCTACCCTGAAGTACTCTGTACCCTCGGCAGTGTTTTTACTAACAAATACTCCGAAGGTTATCCCGGCAGACGTTACTACGGCGGTCAGGAATTTACCGATACCATCGAAGATATTGCCCGCGAAAGAGCGAAGCAGGTCTTCCGCTGTGAACATGCCAATGTGCAGCCTCTTTCCGGTTCTCCCATGAACCAGGCTGTATACCTCGGCCTCCTTGAACCCGGCGATACCATTCTGGCCATGGATCTCTCCCATGGCGGACACCTCACTCACGGTGCCCCGGTTTCCTTCATGGGCAAGCTTTTCAATTTCATCCGCTACAAAACCGATCCGGTTGACGGCAGCATAGATTTTGACGAGCTTCGCAAAACCGCCCTTGAACACAAGCCTAAAATGATCCTTTGCGGTTACACTTCGTACCCCCGCGATCTGGATTACGCTGCTTTCAAGAAAATTGCCGACGAAGTAGGGGCCATTACTATGACCGATGCTTCGCACTACGGCGGACTCATTGCATCCGATGTCATCCGTAACCCCTTTGACTTCGGCTTTGATGTCGTCACTTCCACCTCACACAAATCCCTGCGCGGTCCCCGTGGCGGAATGATTCTTTGCAAGAAGGAATTTGCGCCCAAGATCGATAAGGCTGTCTTCCCCGGTCTGCAGGGTGGACCGCATATGAATACCATTGCCGGTATTGCGGTCACTCTTAAAAAAGCACTTGAGCCCGAATTCAAGGAATACGGCAAGCAGGTGCTTGTTAACGCCAAAACACTCGCAGATGAGCTGCTCAAATCCGGTGCATCCCTTGTCACCGGAGGAACTGACAACCATATGATGGTGCTCGATACTGAGAAGAGCTACGGCATTAACGGCAAAGTTGCCGAAGAGCTGCTCGACGAGGTTGCTATCACCACCAATAAGCAGATCATCCCCGATGATCCCAATCCGCCCCTGAAGCCTAGCGGTATCAGGATCGGCACTCCCGCCGCCACTTCCCGCGGCATGAAAGAGGCCGATATGGTCAAACTGGCGGGCTGGATCACCACCATCCTCCAAAATCCTGAAGATAAGAATCTGGCCGCCACCACCCGGTCAGAAATTGAATCTTTCTGTTCAAGGTTTCCGGTTCCGGGAATCTAG
- a CDS encoding nitroreductase family protein, protein MTNPIIEELTCRYTCKKYDSSRRIPADKIAVIKDALRMSPSSVNSQPWKFIVLESDSAKQRFHGTFANKFQFNQPHATEASHIILFAYNPYFTKEQYQKVVDAEVKSGHLPAAKHDEMMEKGMFFAGLNTDETGYNGCWTKAQTYLALGNTLHTVARLGIDSTPMEGVDSELIGKIFKEELGGYVCETALALGYHLKNGDYNHGQPKARLPLEDVVTVL, encoded by the coding sequence ATGACCAACCCGATTATCGAAGAACTTACCTGCCGTTATACCTGCAAAAAATACGATTCATCCAGACGCATTCCAGCTGATAAAATAGCTGTGATTAAAGATGCCCTGCGTATGTCACCATCATCCGTAAATTCTCAGCCTTGGAAATTCATCGTCCTTGAAAGTGATTCCGCCAAGCAGCGTTTCCATGGCACTTTTGCCAATAAATTCCAATTTAACCAGCCCCACGCAACTGAAGCATCCCATATAATTCTATTTGCTTACAATCCGTACTTCACAAAAGAACAATACCAAAAAGTGGTAGATGCCGAAGTTAAATCAGGCCATCTGCCAGCTGCTAAGCATGACGAAATGATGGAGAAAGGAATGTTCTTTGCCGGCCTGAACACTGACGAAACAGGATACAACGGCTGCTGGACCAAGGCCCAGACCTATCTCGCTTTGGGTAATACCCTACACACTGTTGCACGGCTTGGAATTGATTCCACTCCCATGGAGGGTGTTGATTCTGAACTTATCGGTAAAATATTCAAGGAAGAACTCGGCGGATACGTATGCGAAACAGCATTGGCGCTGGGGTATCATCTGAAAAACGGTGACTACAACCACGGACAGCCTAAAGCGCGGCTTCCGCTGGAAGATGTCGTAACAGTTTTATAA
- a CDS encoding DnaJ domain-containing protein produces the protein MNTRQAQSILKVGPNASEEDIKRSFRKLAFSMHPDLNPSPDAAKKFRELNEAYVFLKNVAGNTGAGKASAEKRSYTSQKSNFNSHSDRKTAREGANAYRAQQSKAKTEARSNGTSNAQQSRYFFQKEEDVLKDILNDPFARQVFEDIYSQISKDKPFSKPSAPIKERKLNVNWGDKSTSVDVSAGLGSGIKSWFKGQLDDEQTVYFPASALHPGRTVRITLQQGIRKKSKTLEITLPRDFVIGRPIRLKGQGRKLGPFKGDLYLRIMAK, from the coding sequence ATGAATACAAGACAGGCACAGAGCATTTTAAAAGTCGGCCCCAATGCCAGCGAGGAGGACATTAAACGTTCTTTTCGCAAGCTGGCCTTCAGCATGCACCCGGACTTGAACCCCAGCCCTGATGCCGCTAAGAAATTCCGCGAACTTAATGAAGCGTACGTCTTTCTCAAAAACGTAGCCGGAAACACTGGAGCCGGAAAAGCTTCCGCGGAAAAACGTTCATACACCAGTCAAAAATCGAACTTCAATTCACATTCAGACCGCAAAACCGCCCGCGAAGGTGCCAATGCCTACCGGGCGCAGCAATCCAAGGCCAAAACCGAAGCCCGCAGCAACGGCACATCCAATGCCCAGCAAAGCCGCTACTTTTTCCAGAAGGAAGAAGATGTACTCAAGGATATCCTGAACGATCCTTTTGCGCGGCAGGTATTTGAAGACATCTACAGCCAGATCAGTAAGGACAAGCCTTTCAGCAAGCCTTCCGCCCCAATCAAGGAACGTAAATTAAACGTCAACTGGGGTGACAAAAGCACATCGGTTGATGTTTCCGCCGGACTCGGATCAGGAATCAAAAGCTGGTTCAAAGGACAGCTGGACGACGAACAGACTGTCTACTTCCCGGCTTCTGCCCTCCATCCCGGCCGAACCGTACGCATCACCCTACAGCAGGGCATCCGCAAGAAAAGCAAAACACTTGAAATTACCCTGCCCCGCGATTTCGTTATCGGACGCCCCATCCGCCTTAAAGGTCAGGGCCGCAAACTTGGTCCATTCAAAGGCGACCTGTATCTGCGTATAATGGCAAAGTAA